The Denticeps clupeoides chromosome 5, fDenClu1.1, whole genome shotgun sequence genome includes a region encoding these proteins:
- the LOC114791302 gene encoding doublecortin domain-containing protein 2-like gives MSTERPNFLSQPAVKNVFLFRNGDPHYEARRLVINEKRVSNFETFLREVTSGVRAPFGAVRNIYTPRAGHRVDQLDLLRSGEQYVAAGQERFKKLDYKQIGSRKKRMLLRSGQAKTVPQNHIVVSPRFLKPIKEPCAIFVVANGDILNPAARLLIPHRVLGKFDRILEMITEKMGLKILGGVRRLYTFDGAPVTDGNELEKGQFYVAVGREKLKKLPYSDILFTRSIGIKKFYGTKAVSLPPIYSRKQNGNARTSSSQHSKSEGTCSEENDFKASPSTQRTKENSFSIVREFSQARLMTLRKKRSGLTASLEAEEKDDDAQNDDDANAHLHQTEENLTEETPHENGGHSLGDIGEEKPSTPETAEEATTEDAVGVASNTQEMDESEEETKENHHEETGEDEGKGEHTGPDQTDKSEETHEKAEEAEQEEAEQEEAEQEEAEAGNKEVVESEGTNTVVENGENSEDQGGTEGDGKGPGDAGGAEE, from the exons ATGAGCACCGAGAGGCCGAACTTCCTCTCGCAGCCGGCGGTGAAGAACGTGTTTCTCTTCCGGAACGGAGACCCCCACTACGAAGCGCGGCGCCTGGTGATCAACGAGAAGAGGGTGTCCAACTTCGAGACGTTCCTCAGGGAGGTGACCAGCGGGGTCCGGGCCCCGTTCGGCGCCGTGAGGAACATCTACACCCCGCGGGCGGGACACCGTGTGGACCAGCTGGACCTCCTGCGGAGCGGCGAGCAGTACGTCGCGGCCGGACAGGAGAGGTTCAAGAAGCTGGA TTATAAGCAGATTGGaagcagaaagaaaaggatgCTCCTACGCAGTGGACAG GCTAAAACTGTGCCACAAAATCATATTGTTGTCTCACCAAGGTTTCTGAAACCCATCAAAGAGccttgtgccatttt TGTAGTTGCAAATGGAGATATATTAAATCCCGCTGCCAGGCTTCTGATCCCCCATCGAGTGCTCGGAAAGTTTGATCGCATTCTGGAGATGATTACAGAGAAAATGGGCTTAAAGATTCTCGGAGGTGTCCGAAG ACTGTATACGTTTGATGGCGCACCAGTCACTGATGGAAATGAACTCGAAAAAGGGCAGTTTTATGTAGCTGTTGGGAGAGAAAAGCTGAAAAAGCTTCCATACAGTGATATTTTGTTCACTAGATCCATTGGAATTAAGAAGTTTTATGG AACAAAAGCTGTGTCACTACCACCAATCTACAGTAGGAAACAAAATGGAAATGCACGTACA TCAAGTAGCCAACATAGCAAGTCAGAGGGGACCTGTAGCGAGGAGAACGACTTCAAGGCTAGTCCCTCGACACAAAGAACCAAAGAAAACTCATTCTCCATTGTAAGAGAATTCTCTCAGGCCCGACTTATGACACTCAGGAAGAAGAGAAGTGGCCTCACTGCATCTCTAGAGGCAGAGGAAAAAG ATGACGATGCAcagaatgatgatgatgctAATGCCCACCTGCATCAGACCGAAGAGAATCTGACTGAAGAG ACACCACATGAGAATGGGGGGCATTCATTGGGGGACATTGGTGAAGAAAAGCCAAGCACACCTGAAACCGCAGAAgaggccaccactgaggacGCAGTAGGAGTTGCGAGTAATACACAAGAGATGGACGAAAGTGAGGAAGAAACTAAAGAGAATCATCATGAAGAGACAGGGGAAGATGAGGGTAAAGGAGAGCACACTGGTCCAGATCAGACTGACAAATCAGAAGAAACCCATGAGAAGGCAGAGGAAGCAGAACAAGAGGAAGCGGAACAAGAGGAAGCAGAACAAGAGGAAGCAGAAGCAGGAAACAAGGAAGTAGTGGAGAGTGAAGGGACAAACACAGTTGTGGAAAATGGGGAGAACTCAGAGGACCAGGGGGGTACAGAAGGTGATGGTAAGGGGCCAGGTGATGCAGGGGGTGCAGAGGAGTAG
- the nrsn1 gene encoding neurensin-1 translates to MSSCSEFCGSEFAEHNPGAVSSSYQRYGVRSYLHQFYEECTGSFWELDEEFHMKKSPSWWTSVLWKVCLAFGGLLMLAGLVILFVGYGTPPQIETFGEDELLFVDGRAVHFNRALDAYKLAGAVLFCVGGSGIAVGLLLGAFTQGHYLKEERHLQQRFKERLAELQSFIQPVTQTPTPGEGRVPVTLSKVQNVQPCSDS, encoded by the exons ATGTCTTCTTGTTCTGAGTTCTGCGGGTCAGAGTTCGCTGAGCATAATCCTGGTGCGGTCAGCAGCAGCTACCAGCGATATGGCGTGCGCTCCTACCTGCACCAGTTCTATGAAGAATGCACAGGATCCTTCTGGGAGCTGGACGAAGAATTTCACATGAAAAAGTCACCAAGCTGGTGGACCTCTGTCCTGTGGAAG GTCTGCCTTGCTTTTGGTGGCCTGCTCATGTTGGCAGGCCTGGTGATTCTTTTTGTAGGTTATGGAACGCCGCCTCAAATCGAGACCTTTGGTGAAGATGAGCTGCTGTTTGTGGATGGCCGAGCCGTGCATTTCAACCGGGCGCTGGATGCTTACAAGCTGGCAGGCGCTGTGCTCTTCTGTGTGGGTGGCAGTGGGATAGCAGTGGGCCTCCTGTTGGGAGCCTTCACCCAGGGACACTATTTGAAGGAGGAAAGGCATCTCCAGCAGCGCTTTAAGGAACGCTTGGCTGAGCTGCAGTCCTTCATCCAGCCGGTAACCCAGACACCCACACCGGGTGAGGGGAGGGTTCCCGTCACGCTGTCCAAGGTGCAGAATGTCCAGCCCTGCTCAGACAGCTGA